In a genomic window of Streptomyces sp. NBC_01231:
- the lipB gene encoding lipoyl(octanoyl) transferase LipB, giving the protein MSGLRFVRMGFGADLVDYQEAWDEQRRVHAARFADEVPDTVLLLEHPPVYTAGRRTADNERPLDGTPVVDVDRGGKITWHGPGQLIGYPIQKLPRPVDVVAHVRRLEEALIRTCAEFGLETTRVEGRSGVWLLGEARQAAAQGPQLGGLSLDFDPRLHDEEFDPRMNGPEYAPSNAGQRREDRKIAAIGIRVAKGVTMHGFSFNVNPDNKWFDKIIPCGIRDAGVASLADELGRNVTIDEVLPVVERHLKDVLENAELKPREIEKATA; this is encoded by the coding sequence GTGAGTGGGTTGCGGTTCGTCCGCATGGGGTTCGGTGCGGACCTGGTCGACTACCAGGAGGCGTGGGACGAGCAGCGCCGGGTGCATGCCGCCCGATTCGCCGACGAGGTCCCCGACACCGTGCTGCTCCTCGAACACCCGCCGGTCTACACCGCCGGCCGGCGCACGGCGGACAACGAACGACCGCTCGACGGCACCCCGGTGGTCGACGTCGACCGCGGCGGCAAGATCACCTGGCACGGCCCGGGCCAGCTGATCGGCTACCCGATCCAGAAGCTCCCGCGTCCGGTCGACGTGGTCGCACACGTACGACGTCTCGAAGAGGCCCTGATCCGTACGTGCGCGGAGTTCGGCCTGGAGACCACCCGCGTCGAGGGCCGCAGCGGGGTGTGGCTGCTCGGCGAAGCCCGACAAGCGGCAGCGCAGGGCCCGCAGCTCGGCGGACTGTCCCTGGACTTCGACCCGCGTCTGCACGACGAGGAGTTCGACCCCCGCATGAACGGCCCCGAGTACGCCCCGTCCAACGCGGGCCAGCGCCGCGAGGACCGCAAGATCGCGGCGATCGGCATCCGCGTGGCCAAGGGCGTCACGATGCACGGCTTCTCGTTCAACGTGAACCCGGACAACAAGTGGTTCGACAAGATCATCCCGTGCGGCATCCGCGACGCGGGCGTCGCCTCCCTCGCGGACGAGCTCGGCCGGAACGTGACGATCGACGAGGTGCTGCCCGTCGTCGAGCGGCATCTGAAGGACGTACTCGAGAACGCGGAACTGAAGCCGCGGGAGATCGAGAAGGCGACCGCCTGA